A window of the Serratia sarumanii genome harbors these coding sequences:
- the ubiH gene encoding 2-octaprenyl-6-methoxyphenyl hydroxylase yields the protein MSVIIVGGGMAGATLALAISSLTQGRMAVDLVEATRPDDRSHPGFDARAIALAQGTCQQLARIGVWPALRDCATPITQVHVSDRGHAGFVNLQAQDYQVDALGQVIELHDAGQRLFALLAKAPGVTLHCPARVVDVIRTAERAEVLLDNGQRLCGQLLVAADGSRSALAQACNVQWRQEEYPQFATIANVTTAEDPQGRAFERFTRYGPLALLPMSQGRSSLVWCHAREDRARVDAWDDERFIAELQQAFGWRLGRILKAGKRHSYPLSLLTADRHVSHRLALVGNAAQTLHPIAGQGFNLGLRDVMSLAETLAEAVDSGEDAGGYALLSRYQQRRQNDRQATIGVTDGLIRLFANRYAPLVVGRNLGLMAMERLPAVRDAFAKRTLGWVER from the coding sequence ATGAGCGTAATTATCGTTGGTGGCGGTATGGCGGGCGCGACGCTGGCGCTGGCTATCTCGTCGCTTACTCAGGGAAGAATGGCCGTGGATCTGGTCGAGGCGACTCGGCCGGATGACCGCAGCCATCCGGGCTTTGACGCCCGCGCCATCGCATTGGCGCAGGGCACCTGCCAACAGCTGGCGCGCATCGGCGTTTGGCCGGCGCTGCGCGACTGCGCCACGCCGATCACTCAGGTGCACGTCAGCGATCGCGGCCATGCTGGTTTCGTGAATCTGCAGGCGCAGGATTATCAGGTCGATGCGCTTGGCCAGGTGATCGAACTGCACGACGCCGGGCAGCGGCTGTTCGCGCTGCTGGCGAAGGCGCCGGGGGTTACGTTGCATTGCCCGGCGCGGGTGGTGGACGTGATTCGCACCGCAGAGCGGGCAGAGGTGCTGCTGGACAACGGTCAGCGCCTGTGCGGGCAGCTGCTGGTGGCGGCCGACGGTTCGCGTTCGGCGCTGGCGCAGGCCTGCAACGTGCAGTGGCGGCAGGAAGAGTATCCGCAGTTCGCCACCATCGCCAACGTCACTACGGCGGAAGATCCGCAGGGGCGCGCCTTCGAGCGTTTTACCCGCTACGGGCCGCTGGCGCTGCTGCCGATGTCGCAGGGGCGCAGTTCGCTGGTGTGGTGCCACGCGCGCGAAGATCGCGCCCGGGTGGATGCCTGGGACGACGAGCGTTTTATCGCCGAGTTGCAACAGGCCTTCGGCTGGCGGCTGGGGCGTATCCTCAAGGCCGGTAAACGGCACAGTTATCCGCTCAGCCTGCTGACCGCCGATCGCCATGTCAGCCATCGTCTGGCGCTGGTGGGCAACGCGGCGCAGACGCTGCACCCGATCGCCGGGCAGGGGTTCAACCTCGGCCTGCGCGACGTGATGTCGCTGGCGGAAACGCTGGCGGAAGCGGTAGACAGCGGCGAAGACGCCGGCGGTTATGCGCTGCTGAGCCGCTATCAGCAGCGGCGGCAAAACGATCGGCAGGCGACGATCGGCGTGACCGATGGATTGATCCGCCTGTTCGCCAACCGTTATGCCCCGCTGGTGGTCGGCCGTAATCTGGGGCTGATGGCGATGGAGCGTTTGCCGGCGGTGCGCGACGCCTTCGCCAAGCGCACGCTGGGCTGGGTGGAACGTTAG
- a CDS encoding IclR family transcriptional regulator: MSLKAVDEKDDKKDKPLGSQSLFRGLQLIEILSNFPNGCPLAHLSELAGMNKSTVHRLLQGLHTSGYVTQAPSPGSYRLTTKFISIGQKALSSLNIIHVAAPHLEQLNLEVGETVNFSSREDDHVILIYKLEPTTGMMRTRAYIGQHMPLYCSAMGKIFMAYGNDDYPAHYWQSHQQEIQTLTRNTITELPKMYEELADIRQRGMAMDREENELGVSCVAAPVFDIQQRVPYAVSVSLPTAKLQQIGVKSLIKPVLATAQRISQELGFVTPI; the protein is encoded by the coding sequence ATGAGCCTGAAAGCCGTCGACGAGAAAGATGACAAGAAAGACAAACCGCTGGGCAGCCAAAGCCTGTTCCGCGGTTTGCAGTTGATTGAGATCCTGAGCAATTTCCCCAATGGATGCCCACTGGCGCATCTGTCCGAGCTGGCCGGCATGAACAAGAGCACGGTGCACCGCTTGCTGCAGGGGTTACACACCAGCGGCTATGTGACCCAGGCGCCGTCGCCGGGCAGCTACCGCCTGACCACCAAGTTCATTTCCATCGGCCAGAAGGCGCTGTCGTCACTCAATATCATTCACGTGGCCGCGCCGCATTTGGAACAGCTGAACCTGGAAGTGGGTGAGACGGTCAACTTCTCCAGCCGCGAAGACGACCACGTCATTCTGATCTACAAGCTGGAGCCGACTACCGGCATGATGCGCACCCGCGCCTATATCGGCCAGCATATGCCGCTGTACTGTTCGGCGATGGGTAAAATCTTCATGGCCTACGGCAACGACGATTACCCGGCCCACTACTGGCAGAGCCATCAGCAGGAGATTCAGACGCTGACGCGCAATACCATCACCGAGCTGCCGAAAATGTATGAGGAACTGGCCGATATTCGCCAGCGCGGTATGGCGATGGATCGCGAAGAAAACGAGCTGGGGGTCTCCTGCGTGGCGGCGCCGGTATTCGATATTCAACAGCGCGTGCCCTATGCGGTGTCTGTTTCTCTGCCGACCGCCAAGCTGCAGCAAATCGGCGTCAAAAGCCTGATTAAACCGGTGCTGGCCACTGCGCAACGCATCTCGCAGGAGCTGGGGTTCGTCACACCGATTTAA
- a CDS encoding oxidative stress defense protein produces the protein MKLKALAMAAMVGLGTLPMALQAAEVPEGPHVVTSGTASVDATPDIATLAIEVSVSSKDAAQAKKQVDERVAQYFDFLQKNNIEKKDISAANLRTQPEYDYLKTGESVLKGYRAVRQVQVTLRQLDKLNELLDGALKSGLNEIRAVELGVAKPDVYREQARQKAIENATQQAESLAKGFHAKLGPVYSIRYRVANYQPMPVARMYKAAGAAAESDAAQTYEQQSIHFDDQVDVVFELQRNAAQ, from the coding sequence GTGAAGCTAAAAGCATTGGCTATGGCCGCAATGGTCGGATTAGGGACGTTACCGATGGCGCTGCAGGCGGCTGAAGTGCCTGAAGGGCCGCACGTCGTCACCTCCGGCACCGCCAGCGTGGACGCCACGCCGGATATCGCCACCCTGGCGATCGAAGTGAGCGTTTCCTCCAAAGACGCCGCCCAAGCGAAGAAGCAGGTGGACGAGCGCGTAGCGCAGTACTTTGATTTCCTGCAGAAAAATAACATCGAGAAGAAAGACATCAGCGCCGCCAACCTGCGCACCCAGCCGGAGTACGACTACCTGAAAACCGGCGAGTCGGTGCTGAAGGGCTACCGGGCGGTGCGTCAGGTGCAGGTGACCCTGCGTCAGTTGGACAAGCTGAACGAGCTGCTGGACGGCGCGCTGAAATCCGGCCTGAACGAGATCCGCGCGGTGGAGCTGGGCGTCGCCAAGCCGGACGTGTATCGCGAGCAGGCGCGGCAAAAAGCGATCGAGAACGCGACTCAGCAGGCCGAATCCCTGGCCAAAGGCTTCCACGCCAAGCTGGGGCCGGTGTACAGCATTCGCTACCGGGTTGCCAACTACCAGCCGATGCCGGTGGCGCGGATGTATAAGGCGGCCGGTGCGGCGGCGGAAAGCGACGCGGCGCAAACCTATGAGCAGCAAAGCATTCACTTCGACGATCAGGTGGATGTGGTGTTCGAGCTGCAGCGCAACGCCGCGCAGTAA
- the ubiI gene encoding FAD-dependent 2-octaprenylphenol hydroxylase, which translates to MQSFDVIIAGGGMVGLALACGLQGSGLRVAVLEQRQPDMAPPSEQPALRVSAINAASERLLQHIGVWDDILQQRASAYNAMEVWERDSFGKIAFRGDECGFSHLGHIIENSVIQQALWKRAESLSDITLITPAALKQVAWGENDAFVTLEDGRMLTARLVIGADGAQSWLRQHADIPLTFWDYRHHALVATIRTEEPHQATARQIFHGDGILAFLPFSDPHLSSIVWSVTPEDAERLKQLEPEQFNRELAMAFDMRLGACSLESERLAFPLTGRYARSFAAHRLALVGDAAHTVHPLAGQGVNLGFMDAAELIAELRRLQRQGKDIGQHLYLRRYERRRKHGAAVMLASMQGFRELFDGNHPAKKLLRDVGLRLADSLPGVKPKLVRQAMGLNDLPEWLA; encoded by the coding sequence ATGCAATCATTTGACGTGATTATCGCCGGTGGCGGTATGGTGGGGCTGGCGTTGGCCTGCGGCCTGCAGGGCAGCGGGCTGCGCGTGGCGGTGCTGGAACAGCGCCAGCCGGACATGGCGCCGCCGTCGGAGCAGCCTGCGCTGCGCGTCTCCGCCATCAATGCCGCCAGCGAGCGTTTGCTGCAGCACATCGGCGTGTGGGACGACATTCTCCAGCAGCGCGCCAGCGCTTACAACGCGATGGAGGTGTGGGAGCGCGACAGCTTCGGCAAAATCGCCTTCCGCGGCGACGAGTGCGGCTTCAGCCATCTCGGCCACATCATCGAAAACTCGGTGATCCAGCAGGCGCTGTGGAAACGCGCCGAAAGCCTGTCGGACATCACGCTGATTACCCCGGCCGCGCTCAAGCAGGTGGCGTGGGGCGAGAACGATGCCTTCGTTACGCTGGAGGACGGGCGCATGCTGACCGCCCGTCTGGTGATCGGCGCCGACGGCGCCCAGTCGTGGCTGCGCCAGCATGCCGACATCCCGCTCACCTTCTGGGATTACCGCCACCATGCGCTGGTTGCCACCATTCGCACCGAAGAGCCGCATCAGGCGACGGCGCGGCAAATTTTCCACGGCGACGGCATTCTGGCGTTCCTGCCGTTCAGCGATCCGCATTTGAGTTCCATCGTCTGGTCGGTGACGCCGGAAGACGCCGAGCGGCTCAAACAGCTTGAGCCGGAACAGTTCAACCGCGAACTGGCGATGGCCTTCGATATGCGTCTGGGCGCCTGCAGCCTGGAAAGCGAGCGGTTGGCGTTCCCGCTGACCGGCCGCTATGCGCGCAGCTTCGCCGCGCACCGCCTGGCGCTGGTGGGCGATGCGGCGCATACCGTACATCCGCTGGCCGGACAGGGCGTGAACCTGGGCTTTATGGACGCCGCCGAGCTGATTGCCGAACTGCGCCGCCTGCAGCGGCAGGGCAAGGATATCGGCCAGCACCTCTATTTGCGCCGCTATGAGCGCCGCCGCAAACATGGCGCGGCGGTGATGCTGGCCAGCATGCAGGGTTTCCGCGAACTGTTCGACGGCAACCACCCGGCCAAAAAGCTGCTGCGCGACGTGGGGTTGCGGCTGGCGGACAGCCTGCCGGGCGTCAAGCCAAAGCTGGTGCGTCAGGCAATGGGCCTGAACGATCTGCCCGAGTGGCTTGCCTGA
- the zapA gene encoding cell division protein ZapA → MSAQPVDIQIFGRSLRVNCPPEQQDALNMAADDLNQRLQDLKVRTRVSNTEQLVFIAALNVCHELAQERLKTRDYASNMEQRIRMLQQTIEQALLEQGRISERQDAQFE, encoded by the coding sequence ATGTCTGCACAACCGGTAGATATTCAAATTTTTGGCCGCTCGTTAAGAGTCAATTGCCCGCCAGAACAACAAGATGCGTTGAATATGGCGGCGGACGATCTTAACCAACGGTTGCAAGATCTTAAAGTTCGCACTAGAGTCTCCAATACTGAGCAACTGGTTTTCATCGCGGCATTGAACGTCTGTCACGAACTTGCTCAAGAACGGTTGAAAACCCGTGACTATGCGTCCAATATGGAACAACGCATACGGATGCTGCAGCAGACCATTGAACAAGCGCTGCTTGAACAAGGTCGCATCTCTGAACGTCAGGATGCACAATTCGAATAA
- a CDS encoding YecA family protein, with protein sequence MSIQNTFPSYQSLTVALNQQSVALTAAEMHGLISGLLCGGSRDAGWQALVHDLTNEGVAFPQALSQPLQQLYEVTRETLEDDEFLFQLMLPEGEIVSVFDRADALAGWVNHFLLGLGMMQPKLAQVKDEVGEAIDDLRNIAQLGYDEDEDQEELEQSLEEVAEYVRVAAIMCHGEFTRHKPTAPENIKPTLH encoded by the coding sequence ATGTCTATACAGAATACATTTCCAAGTTACCAATCTTTGACCGTGGCCCTCAACCAGCAGTCGGTGGCGCTGACCGCGGCAGAAATGCACGGCCTGATCAGCGGCCTGCTGTGCGGCGGCAGCCGTGATGCCGGCTGGCAGGCGCTGGTGCACGATCTGACCAACGAAGGCGTCGCCTTCCCGCAGGCGCTCAGCCAGCCATTGCAGCAGCTGTATGAAGTGACGCGCGAAACGCTGGAAGACGACGAATTCCTGTTCCAACTGATGCTGCCGGAAGGGGAGATCGTCAGCGTGTTCGATCGCGCCGACGCGCTGGCCGGTTGGGTCAACCACTTCCTGCTCGGGCTGGGGATGATGCAGCCGAAGCTGGCCCAGGTGAAAGACGAAGTCGGGGAAGCGATCGACGATCTGCGCAACATCGCGCAGCTGGGCTACGACGAAGACGAAGATCAGGAAGAATTGGAACAGTCGCTGGAAGAAGTGGCGGAGTATGTGCGGGTTGCCGCCATCATGTGCCACGGCGAATTCACCCGTCACAAGCCAACGGCGCCGGAAAACATCAAACCGACGTTGCACTAA
- the rpiA gene encoding ribose-5-phosphate isomerase RpiA: MTQDELKKAVGWAALEYVTPGTIVGVGTGSTAAHFIDALGSIKHQIEGAVSSSDASTAKLKSLGIHVFDSNEVDSLDIYVDGADEINGHMQMIKGGGAALTREKIIAAIAKKFICIVDASKQVDVLGKFPLPVEVIPMARSYVARELVKLGGLPEYRQDVVTDNGNVILDVHNLSITDAIALENKINGIAGVVTVGLFANRGADVALVGTPEGVKVVK, translated from the coding sequence ATGACGCAGGATGAACTGAAAAAAGCGGTGGGCTGGGCAGCGCTGGAATACGTGACGCCGGGCACCATCGTCGGGGTCGGCACCGGTTCTACCGCCGCCCACTTTATTGACGCGCTGGGCTCCATCAAGCACCAGATCGAAGGCGCGGTATCGAGCTCCGACGCCTCCACCGCCAAGCTGAAAAGCCTCGGCATCCATGTGTTCGACAGCAATGAAGTGGACTCGCTCGATATCTACGTGGACGGCGCGGACGAAATCAACGGCCATATGCAGATGATCAAGGGCGGCGGCGCTGCGCTGACGCGCGAGAAGATCATCGCCGCCATCGCCAAGAAATTCATCTGCATCGTCGACGCCAGCAAGCAGGTGGACGTGCTGGGCAAGTTCCCGCTGCCGGTGGAGGTGATCCCGATGGCCCGCTCTTACGTGGCGCGCGAGCTGGTGAAACTCGGCGGCCTGCCGGAGTATCGCCAGGACGTGGTGACCGACAACGGCAACGTGATCCTCGATGTGCATAACCTGAGCATCACCGATGCCATCGCGCTGGAGAACAAGATCAACGGCATCGCCGGCGTGGTGACCGTGGGGCTGTTCGCCAACCGCGGCGCGGACGTGGCGCTGGTCGGCACCCCGGAAGGCGTGAAAGTGGTCAAATAA
- the pepP gene encoding Xaa-Pro aminopeptidase, producing MTQQEFNNRRQALLAKMAPASAAVIFSAPETTRSADSDYPYRQNSDFWYLTGFNEPEAVLVLIKSDETHNHSVLFNRVRDLTAEIWFGRRLGQDAAPAKLSVDRALPFDEINDQLHLLLNGLDVVYHAQGEYAYADQILFGALDKLRKGFRQNLQAPATVTDWRPWLHDMRLFKSPEELVVMRRAGEISALAHTRAMEKCRPGMFEYQLEAEIHHEFTRLGARYPSYNTIVGSGENGCILHYTENESQMRDGDLVLIDAGCEYQGYAGDITRTFPVNGKFSKPQRAVYDIVLASLLRALALFKPGTSIREVNDEVVRIMVVGLVELGVLKGEVDQLIAEQAHRQFFMHGLSHWLGLDVHDVGHYGTPSRDRLLEPGMVLTVEPGLYIAPDADVPAEYRGIGIRIEDDIVITADGNENLTATVVKDADAIEALMAAAR from the coding sequence ATGACTCAGCAGGAATTCAACAACCGCCGTCAGGCGCTGTTGGCGAAAATGGCGCCGGCCAGTGCGGCGGTTATTTTCTCTGCGCCGGAAACGACGCGCAGTGCAGATTCAGACTATCCCTATCGGCAGAACAGCGACTTTTGGTACCTGACCGGCTTCAATGAGCCGGAAGCGGTGCTGGTGCTGATCAAAAGCGACGAAACGCACAACCACAGCGTGCTGTTCAACCGGGTGCGCGATCTGACGGCGGAAATCTGGTTTGGCCGCCGCCTGGGGCAAGACGCCGCGCCGGCGAAGCTGAGTGTGGATCGCGCGCTGCCGTTCGATGAAATCAATGACCAGCTGCACCTGCTGCTCAACGGCTTGGACGTGGTCTACCACGCGCAGGGCGAATACGCCTACGCCGATCAGATCCTGTTCGGCGCGTTGGACAAACTGCGCAAGGGGTTCCGCCAGAATCTGCAGGCGCCGGCCACCGTGACCGACTGGCGGCCGTGGCTGCACGACATGCGCCTGTTCAAATCGCCGGAAGAGCTGGTGGTGATGCGCCGCGCCGGTGAGATCAGCGCGCTGGCGCATACCCGCGCGATGGAAAAGTGTCGTCCGGGCATGTTCGAATACCAGCTGGAAGCGGAGATTCACCATGAATTCACCCGCCTCGGCGCCCGCTACCCGTCTTACAACACCATCGTCGGCAGCGGTGAAAACGGCTGCATCTTGCACTACACCGAGAACGAGAGCCAGATGCGCGACGGCGATTTGGTGCTGATCGACGCCGGCTGCGAGTATCAGGGGTATGCCGGCGACATTACCCGCACCTTCCCGGTCAACGGCAAGTTCAGCAAGCCGCAGCGTGCGGTGTACGACATTGTGCTGGCGTCGCTGCTGCGCGCTTTGGCATTGTTCAAACCCGGCACCAGCATCCGCGAAGTCAACGACGAAGTGGTGCGCATCATGGTGGTCGGGTTGGTGGAACTGGGCGTCTTGAAAGGTGAAGTCGACCAACTGATCGCCGAGCAGGCGCACCGGCAGTTCTTCATGCATGGGCTGAGCCACTGGCTGGGCCTCGACGTGCACGACGTCGGCCACTACGGCACGCCGAGCCGCGATCGGCTGCTGGAGCCGGGCATGGTGCTGACCGTGGAACCGGGTCTGTACATCGCGCCGGATGCGGACGTGCCGGCGGAATACCGCGGCATCGGCATCCGCATCGAGGATGACATCGTGATCACCGCCGACGGCAACGAAAACCTGACCGCCACCGTGGTGAAAGACGCCGATGCCATCGAGGCTTTGATGGCGGCGGCAAGGTAA
- a CDS encoding 5-formyltetrahydrofolate cyclo-ligase: MPFQPQFAQQRQAIRQLIRQRRRELTPGQQRFAAEKIAERLVAHAHIKAAHSIAVFLSFDGELDTGPLIEQLWTLGKRVYLPVLHPFSPGHLLFLRYAPETPLVSNRFNILEPRLDVRQVLPLGELDVVLTPLVAFDHTGQRLGMGGGFYDRTLQNWQSNGPYPIGLAHDCQQVEHLPTEHWDIPLPEILTPLCSWAWHEPK; the protein is encoded by the coding sequence ATGCCTTTTCAACCCCAATTCGCGCAGCAGCGCCAAGCCATTCGTCAACTCATTCGCCAACGTCGGCGCGAGCTTACGCCGGGCCAGCAACGCTTTGCCGCAGAAAAAATAGCCGAACGCCTCGTCGCGCATGCGCACATTAAGGCGGCGCACAGCATCGCGGTCTTCCTGTCATTTGACGGTGAACTCGACACCGGGCCGCTGATCGAGCAGCTGTGGACGCTCGGAAAACGGGTTTACCTGCCGGTGCTGCACCCATTCAGCCCGGGCCACCTGCTGTTCCTGCGCTATGCGCCGGAAACGCCGCTGGTGAGCAATCGCTTCAATATTCTCGAACCGCGCCTCGATGTACGCCAGGTGTTGCCGCTGGGCGAGCTGGACGTCGTGCTGACGCCGCTGGTGGCATTCGATCATACCGGGCAGCGTCTGGGCATGGGCGGCGGCTTTTACGATCGCACCCTGCAAAACTGGCAGAGCAACGGCCCCTATCCCATCGGGCTGGCCCATGATTGCCAGCAGGTGGAGCACCTGCCGACCGAGCACTGGGATATCCCGCTGCCGGAAATCCTCACCCCGCTCTGCAGCTGGGCGTGGCACGAACCTAAATAG
- a CDS encoding LysR family transcriptional regulator ArgP, with protein sequence MKRPDYRTLQALDAVIRERGFERAAQKLCITQSAVSQRIKQLENLFGQPLLVRTVPPRPTEQGQKLLALLHQVELLEEEWLGNDTGVDTPLLLSLAVNADSLATWLLPALKPVLADSPIRLNLQVEDETRTQERLRRGEVVGAVSIQPQPLPSCLVDRLGALDYLFVASRGFAERYFPSGVTRSALLKAPAVAFDHLDDMHQAFLQQNFDLSPGSVPCHIVNSSEAFVQLARQGTTCCMIPHLQIEKELASGELIDLTPGLYQRRMLYWHRFAPESRMMRKVTDALLEHGHQVLRQD encoded by the coding sequence ATGAAACGCCCAGACTATCGTACGCTGCAAGCGCTGGACGCGGTGATCCGTGAGCGCGGCTTCGAGCGCGCCGCTCAAAAACTCTGTATCACGCAATCGGCGGTATCCCAACGCATCAAACAGCTGGAAAATCTGTTCGGCCAACCGCTGCTGGTCCGTACCGTGCCGCCGCGCCCCACCGAACAAGGGCAAAAGCTGCTCGCGCTGCTGCATCAGGTGGAATTGCTGGAAGAAGAGTGGCTGGGCAACGATACCGGCGTCGATACGCCGCTGCTGCTGTCGCTGGCGGTCAACGCCGACAGTCTGGCAACCTGGCTGCTGCCGGCGCTGAAGCCGGTGCTGGCGGACTCCCCCATTCGCCTGAATCTGCAGGTGGAAGATGAAACCCGCACCCAGGAGCGGCTGCGCCGCGGTGAGGTGGTGGGCGCGGTGAGTATTCAGCCGCAACCGCTGCCGAGCTGCCTGGTGGATCGGCTGGGGGCGCTGGACTACCTGTTCGTCGCCTCCCGCGGCTTCGCCGAGCGCTACTTCCCGAGCGGCGTCACCCGCTCCGCGCTGCTGAAAGCGCCGGCGGTGGCCTTCGACCATCTCGACGACATGCATCAGGCGTTCCTGCAGCAGAACTTCGATCTGTCGCCGGGCAGCGTGCCCTGCCACATCGTGAACTCGTCAGAAGCCTTCGTGCAGCTGGCACGCCAGGGCACCACCTGCTGTATGATCCCTCACCTGCAGATCGAAAAGGAGCTGGCATCCGGTGAACTGATCGATCTGACGCCGGGGCTGTACCAGCGCCGCATGCTGTACTGGCACCGCTTCGCGCCGGAAAGCCGCATGATGCGCAAAGTGACCGACGCGCTGCTGGAACACGGCCATCAGGTGCTGCGCCAGGATTAA
- the serA gene encoding phosphoglycerate dehydrogenase — MAKVSLEKDRIKFLLVEGVHQSTVDNLRAAGYTNIEYHKGALDTESLKASIRDAHFVGIRSRTHLTEEVFAAAEKLVAVGCFCIGTNQVDLKAATKRGIPVFNAPFSNTRSVAEMVLGELLLMLRGIPAANAKAHRGVWHKLAVGSYEARGKKLGIIGYGHIGTQLGILAEGLGMKVFFYDIENKLPLGNAQQVRHLSDLLNMSDVVTLHVPETLATKNMMGAEELALMKPGAILINASRGTVVDIPALCDALASNHLAGAAIDVFPEEPATNSDPFNSPLCEFDNVLLTPHIGGSTQEAQENIGDEVAGKLAKYSDNGSTLSAVNFPEVSLPAHGPNASRLLHIHENRPGVLTQINQIFAEEGVNIAAQYLQTGPEIGYVVIDIEAETARADAALQRMKAIDGTIRARLLF, encoded by the coding sequence ATGGCAAAAGTATCATTGGAGAAAGACAGGATTAAATTCCTGTTGGTGGAAGGGGTTCATCAGAGCACGGTCGATAATTTACGTGCCGCCGGTTATACCAACATCGAATACCACAAGGGTGCGTTAGACACCGAATCGCTGAAGGCATCCATCCGCGATGCACACTTCGTCGGCATCCGATCGCGTACGCATCTGACCGAAGAGGTGTTCGCCGCCGCAGAAAAACTGGTGGCGGTGGGCTGCTTCTGCATCGGCACCAACCAGGTTGATCTGAAAGCGGCGACCAAACGCGGTATTCCGGTCTTCAACGCTCCCTTCTCCAATACCCGATCCGTGGCCGAAATGGTGCTGGGCGAGCTGCTGTTAATGCTGCGCGGCATTCCGGCAGCCAACGCCAAGGCGCACCGGGGCGTGTGGCACAAACTGGCTGTGGGCTCCTATGAGGCGCGCGGCAAAAAGCTGGGCATCATCGGCTACGGCCATATCGGCACCCAGCTGGGCATTCTGGCCGAAGGGCTGGGCATGAAGGTGTTCTTCTACGATATCGAGAACAAGCTGCCGCTGGGCAACGCGCAGCAGGTGCGCCATCTGTCCGATCTGCTCAATATGAGCGACGTGGTGACGCTGCACGTGCCGGAAACGCTGGCCACCAAGAACATGATGGGGGCGGAAGAGCTGGCGCTGATGAAGCCTGGCGCCATTCTGATCAACGCCTCGCGCGGCACCGTGGTGGATATTCCCGCGCTGTGCGATGCGCTGGCCAGCAATCACCTGGCGGGCGCGGCGATCGACGTCTTCCCGGAAGAGCCGGCGACCAACAGCGATCCGTTCAACTCGCCGCTGTGTGAGTTCGACAACGTGTTGCTGACGCCGCACATCGGCGGCTCTACTCAGGAAGCGCAGGAGAACATCGGCGACGAAGTGGCCGGCAAGCTGGCGAAATACTCCGACAACGGATCGACCCTGTCCGCCGTTAACTTCCCGGAAGTGTCGCTGCCGGCGCATGGCCCGAACGCCAGCCGCCTGCTGCACATCCACGAAAACCGTCCGGGCGTGCTGACGCAGATTAACCAGATCTTCGCTGAAGAGGGGGTTAACATCGCCGCGCAGTATCTGCAAACCGGCCCGGAAATCGGCTACGTGGTGATCGACATCGAAGCGGAAACCGCGCGCGCCGACGCCGCGCTGCAGCGCATGAAGGCCATCGACGGCACTATTCGCGCCCGTCTGCTGTTCTGA
- the argO gene encoding arginine exporter ArgO: MLAVFLQGFALSAAMILPLGPQNVFVMNQGIRRQYHLMIASLCALSDIVLICAGIFGGSALLTRSPLLLALVTWGGVAFLLWYGWGAFRSAFSPQPAQAAAQELAQSRWRLVVTMLAVTWLNPHVYLDTFVVLGSLGGQLTADVRSWFALGAASASAVWFFGLALLASWLAPWLNTQRAQRIINALVGLVMWGIALQLAWQGANL; this comes from the coding sequence ATGTTAGCCGTCTTCCTGCAGGGTTTTGCCCTGAGCGCCGCCATGATCTTGCCGCTGGGCCCGCAGAACGTATTTGTGATGAATCAGGGCATTCGCCGCCAGTATCATTTGATGATCGCCTCGCTGTGCGCGTTGAGCGATATCGTGCTGATCTGCGCCGGGATTTTCGGCGGCAGCGCGTTGCTGACCCGCTCGCCGCTGCTGCTGGCGCTGGTCACCTGGGGCGGGGTGGCGTTTCTGCTGTGGTACGGCTGGGGCGCGTTTCGTTCCGCCTTCAGCCCGCAACCGGCGCAGGCCGCGGCGCAGGAGCTGGCGCAGAGCCGCTGGCGCCTCGTGGTCACCATGCTGGCGGTCACCTGGCTGAACCCGCACGTTTATCTGGATACCTTTGTGGTGCTCGGCAGCCTGGGCGGGCAACTGACGGCGGACGTGCGCTCCTGGTTCGCGCTCGGCGCGGCCAGCGCGTCGGCGGTGTGGTTCTTCGGGCTGGCGCTGCTGGCCTCCTGGCTGGCGCCGTGGCTGAACACCCAGCGGGCGCAGCGCATCATCAACGCGCTGGTCGGGCTGGTGATGTGGGGCATCGCGCTGCAGCTGGCCTGGCAGGGGGCAAATTTATAA